TATTTAATTTTGGATTTTTAAAATAAATCCACTGCCATGAATATTACAAATTTCGATATTTTGGTCTTCTTTTAGATATTTTCTGAGTTTTGTAATAAAAACATCCATACTTCTGGTAGTGAAATAACTATTTTCTTTCCATATTCTTTGTAAAGC
This genomic stretch from Bacteroidota bacterium harbors:
- a CDS encoding DNA-binding response regulator produces the protein ALQRIWKENSYFTTRSMDVFITKLRKYLKEDQNIEICNIHGSGFILKIQN